Proteins from a genomic interval of Papaver somniferum cultivar HN1 chromosome 4, ASM357369v1, whole genome shotgun sequence:
- the LOC113273342 gene encoding 26S proteasome non-ATPase regulatory subunit 4 homolog has protein sequence MTDLSWEGLTRKIRTSISMDATQIANLLNLGQICNIKDHSTKVLVYMLVHLALALRASVEEERASQDVAARVAEEKECGHASISHDTTMTENAGIMSDGANTCDLMDDDTALLERALVMSLKDHQSIPSGGILMGDADMSEATKEDQELALGKLLA, from the exons ATGACGGATCTATCATGGGAAGGGCTTACGAGGAAGATCAG AACTTCCATATCAATGGATGCAACCCAAATTGCCAACCTCTTGAATCTCGGTCAGATATGCAACATAAAAGATCATTCAACAAAAGTATTG gtgtatatgcttgtacaccTTGCTCTTGCTCTTAGAGCTTCAGTGGAGGAAGAGAGGGCAAGCCAGGATGTTGCTGCAAGGGTTGCAGAAGAAAAAGAATGTGGGCATGCGTCAATTTCACATGATACAACTATGACTGAAAACGCTGGGATTATGTCTGATGGAGCTAATACATGCGATTTGATG GATGATGACACTGCATTGCTAGAGCGAGCACTTGTAATGTCACTGAAAGATCATCAGTCTATTCCATCTGGTGGAATATTAATGGGAGACGCTGATATGTCTGAGGCAACTAAAGAAGATCAAGAGCTGGCACTTGGTAAGTTACTTGCATAG